The following is a genomic window from Niveispirillum cyanobacteriorum.
CCACGGCGGCGACCGGGGCCGCACCCGGCTGATACGGGGCCAGAAGGTCGGCATTGTCGTTGCGTACGGCATTGACCAGCGGCGTGACGGGCCGCAGGACCAGCGTGCCCGCCGCCGGTGCCCGCATCAGCCCATGGCGCGCAATCTCCGGCGTGTCGGGCGACAGCCAGTTCGCAACGGCGGCATCATCCATCAGCATCACCGGTGTGCGTTCATGGATTCGGCCCATCTCATCATTGGCGGCGGCGGTCAGGATGCAGCAGGTGAAGAGCGGCCCGTCATCCCCCCCACGCCAAACATCCCATAATGCGGCAAAACCCATGGGGCGCCCGTCTGTGCGGGCCACGTACCAGGGCTGCTTGCGGTCCCCCTTCTGCGGCCATTCATAAAAGCCATCGGCGGGGATTACGGCCCGGCGTTTTTGCCAGGCGTCGCGGAAGCTGGGCTTATCGGCGGCACTTTCGCTGCGGGCATTGTTCATGCGCGCAGCACCCGTGGCATCATTGGCCCAGGAGGGGACCAATCCCCAGCGCATGGCGGTTACCGTACGGGTACCGGTGCGATCCAGCCCGATGACGCCGATGTCAGCGGTGGGCGCGATGTTGAAGCGCGGTGCCAGCAGACGGGGTTCCAGATCATGGCGCAGCCGCGCGTCGAACGCGTCGGCCAGATCCTTCAGGTCCTTCTGCACAAACCGCCCGCACATGCCCTTCCATCACCCCTTTTGTTCCGGTTCACCAGTCTACAGGCCCCAGTGCCCGGCCGGAAGCGGGGTTAACACCAAGAGCCATGGATCATGCCTCTTGGTATTTGTGTTTTCCCTCAAGCGCCGGGCGCCGCCATCCGGCGGCTTGGCTTACGCGCACATGGGTGCGCGGGCCGGCAGTCGCCGACCTCCAATGGGCATGGGCAATGCCCATTGGTGTAACACCAATGCCCCCTTGTCCACCCGACAGGTGTTTCCAATATGAACCGTGAAGGAATGGTCACCGTGAAGTCACAGGGCAGACCCGGAACCTTCCTTTATCTTTTCCGTTGGGGCGACAGGGGCACGAACAGGCCGGCAATGGTGCCGGCAGGAGGACGCGCATGTCATGGCCAAGCGGAATGCTGATCACACCTGCCGAGCGGGCGGCCTTGCTGGGTCTGGATCGGCCCGAAACGGTCAACACGGCCAGCCTTTGGCAGGTACGCCGCCCGCGCGGCGTGGACCGGCGGGAGGTGACCTTGCGGCTGGACGGTGATCTGGTCGACTGGTTCCGCCGCCATGGCGGTGGCGATCGGGCCATGCAGGCCCGCATCAACGCTGCCCTGCGCGCCTATATGGCCGACCATGATGATGGGGAGTGAGCGGGAAGGTTGCTCCCGCCGCGCCATCCCCTATGATCGGGCGATCCTTCGGCCAGGAGCGTTCGCCCATGACCAAGTTCGGTATCGGACAGCCCGTCCCCCGCAGTGAAGATACAAGGCTGCTGCGTGGGGCAGGGCGCTACACGGATGATGTGCGCGTGCCCGGCCAGAAGGTCGGCTATGTCCTGCGCAGCCCGCATGCCCATGCCGCTCTCCTGTCCATCGATACGACCGATGCCGCCTCTATGCCGGGTGTGCGGGCCATTTTCACCGCAGCCGACCTGAAACAGGCCGGCATCAAGGATATTCCCTGCGTGGTGCCGCTGCGCGTGCGCGCGGGCACGGCCCTGCATATGAAGCACCGGCCCGTCCTGGCCGATGGTTTCGTGCGTCATGTGGGGGAGCCGGTGGCCTTCATTGTGGCCGACAGCCTGTATGAGGCGATGGACGCCGCCGATGCGGTGATGGTCGATTACGACATGCTGGATGCGGTGGCCGATACAGCCGCTGCCCTGTCCCACCCGGCCCAGGTGCATGGCGATGTCCCCGCCAACCTGGCCTATGACTGGGAAAAGGGGAACCGGACGGCGACGGAGGAGGTCTTTGCCAGGGCCGCGCGCATTATCCGTCTGGACCTGATCAATAACCGCCTGTCCGCCAACCCGCTGGAAGGCCGGGCCTGTCTGGCCGAACATGATACCGGGGCCGATATCACCCGCCTGACGGTGGGCAGCCAGGGCGTGCATGACATGCGCGACATGCTGGCCGATGTCTTTGGCGAGGATGCGGCTCGATTCCATGTCCTGACGCATGAGGTGGGCGGCGGATTCGGGATGAAGCTGTTCTGCTATCCCGAATATGTGCTGGCCTGCTTTGCGGCGCGGAAGGTGGGCGCGCCGGTGGCCTGGACCAGCAGCCGGGCGGAGGCCTTCCTGTCCGATGATCATGGCCGTGACAATGTCAGCGTGGCTGAACTGGCGTTGGATGCGGATGGCCGCATCCTGGGCCTGCGCGCGGATATCATCGCCAATATGGGTGCGTATCTGTCGAACTACGCCACCTATATCCAGACCGATGGCCAGACCAAGATGCTGTCGGGCGTCTATACCATCCCCGCCATCTATGCCCGCGTGCGCGGCGTCTATACTCATACGCAGCCGGTGGACGCCTATCGCGGGGCGGGCCGGCCGGAGGCGGCCTATCTGGTGGAACGGTTGATCGACAAGGCGGCACGGGAGATCGGGCAGGACCCGGCCAGCTTCCGTCGCCTGAATATCATCCCGCCCGCCGCCATGCCCTATCGCACGCCCATGGGTCATGTCTATGACAGCGGCGATTTCGCCGGCACGCTGGATGCCGCGCTGGAACGCGCCGACCGGGCAGGGTTCGCCGCGCGCCGGGCCAAGGCGCGGGAGCAGGGACGCCTGCTGGGCCTGGGTATCGCCACCTATATCGAGGCCTGTTCCGGCGGCGCGCCGGAGGCGGCTGAACTGCTGGTGAAGCCGGACGGGTCCGTCCTGCTGCTGATCGGTACGCAATCAAACGGGCAGGGGCATGAGACGGCCTATAAACAGGTCATCGCAGAGGTCCTTGGCATCGCGCCCGACGCCATCGCCATGGTGCAGGGTGACAGCCAGCGGGTGAAGACAGGTGGCGGCACCGGTGGGTCACGGTCCATCCCCACGGGTGGTGCCGCCGTGCGTGACGGTGCGGCGGATGTGATCAGTCAGGCCCGGCCCGTGGCGGCAAGGCTGCTGGAGGCCGATGAGGATGCCTTGCTGTTTGCGGTGACGGATGCTGGCGGCGGCTTTGCTGTCACCGGTTCCAACCGCTTCGTGCCGTTTGCGGAGGTGGCGGCGGCGGCCACGCCGGACGCGGACGGCCATGTCTTTCGCGGAAAGGGCAAGTACAGCCCGCCGTCAAACACCTTTCCCAATGGCACACATGTCGTTGAAATCTCGGTGGAGATCGACACGGGCGTGCCGCGTATCGAGCGTTACACCGTGGTGGATGATTTCGGTACGGTCCTGAACCCGCTGCTGTTGGAGGGGCAGGTGCATGGCGGCATCGCCCAGGGCATGGGGCAGGCGCTGCTGGAACTGATCCGTTTTGATACGGACTCTGGCCAGTTGCTGACCGGGTCCTTTATGGATTACGCCATGCCGCGCGCCGACCATCTGCCCATGATCGATTTCTCCCTGCTGCCGGTGCCGTGCACCACCAACCCTCTGGGCCTGAAAGGGGCCGGGGAGGCGGGGGCCATCGGCGCCTGTCCCGCCATCATCAATGCCCTGGTCGATGCGCTGGCCGACTATGGCGTCACCCATGTCGATATGCCCGCCACGGCGCCTGTGCTGTGGCGTCTGATCCATTCCGCGAAAGCCGCGAACGCGGCGTGATGAGAGTTTGAGAATGTTATCTGCCAATGAGTTGGCGGCCCTGCTGCCCGCTGTCCGCACCGCCGCTGAACAGGCCTCCGCCGCCATCCTGCGCCATTATGAGGCGGGGGCGGAGGCAACCGCGAAGGCCGATGGCAGCCCCGTCACCGCCGCCGATAATGATGCCGACGCCATCATCCTGACAGCATTGCGCACGCTGACCCCCGACCTCCCCGTGGTGACGGAGGAAGAGGTGGCGGCGGGCCGCATTCCCGATATCTCGTCGGGCACCTTCTGGTTGGTCGATCCGCTGGACGGGACCAAGGAATTCATCAAGCGCAATGGCGAGTTCACGGTGAATATCGCCCTGATCCAGGGGGGCGAACCGGCGCTGGGCGTCGTCATGCTGCCCGTCGGTGGCACAATCTATGCCGCTGCTGGCCCCGGCACGGCGGTGCGGGGCGCACCCGGGCAAAAGGATGAACCGATCCGGGTGCGCGCCGTGCCGGCGGTGGGCCTGACGGTTTTGACCTCGCGCAGCCATGCCGACAATTCGGCAGTGGATGAGTTCCTGACGGGCCGCCGCGTGGCGAACCGGGTGGCGGCGGGCAGCTCGCTGAAATTCTGCCGCGTCGCCGAAGGGGTGGGCGATGTCTATCCCCGCTTGGGCCCCACCTGTGAATGGGATATCGCGGCGGGGCATGCCGTTCTGATCGGGGCGGGCGGGTCGCTGACCCTGCTGGATGGGGAGCCGTTCCCTTATGGCAAGGCCCCGACCTTCCTGAACCCGCATTTCGTGGCCTGGGGTGGCGCATAACGGGGATGCGATGCCCGTCACATCGCTGACGCTTCATCATCCCTACATTTGAACTGATCTCTTCATCCACAGGAACCGTCCCCATGTCCCAGTATGATTTCGACCTGTTCACCATCGGCGCCGGCTCTGGCGGGGTGCGGGCGTCGCGCATTGCGGCGGGACATGGGGCGCGGGTGGCCGTGGCGGAGGAACGCTATTTCGGCGGCACCTGCGTCAATGTCGGCTGCGTGCCGAAAAAGCTGCTGGTCTATGGCGCCGAATATGGCCAGGGCTTTGCTGACGCCGCCGGATTCGGGTGGAGTGCCGATAATGTCCGCCATGACTGGAACGCCCTGATCGCCGCCAAGGATACCGAGATCAACCGCCTGAACGGCATCTATCGCCGCCTGCTGGACGGGGCCGGGGTCACCATCTTTGAAGGCCGTGCCACCATTGTGGATGCCCATACGGTGGAGGTGAATGGCAAGCGGGTGACGGCTGAACGTATCCTGATCGCCACTGGCGGCTGGCCGGAACTGCCCTCCGAACCGGGCGCCAAGGAATATGGCATCACGTCGAACGAGGTCTTCTATCTGAAGACCTTTCCGCGCCGTGTCGTGGTGGCGGGCGGCGGCTATATCGCATTGGAATTTGCCAGCCTGTTCAATGGCCTGGGTGCCAAGGTGACGCAGCTTTACCGCGGCGCACAGATCCTGCGCGGATTCGACAAGGATGTGCGCGATTTCGTGGCGGACGAGGTGCGCAAGGCCGGCATCGACCTGAAACTGAACACCATCATCAGCCGCATCGAAAAGACCGACAGCGGTCTGCTGGCCCATCTGTCGGATGGCAGCGTGCTGGAATGCGACGCCGTGGTCTATGCCATCGGGCGCAAGCCCATGTCTTATGGGCTGGGCCTGGAAAATGTCGGGGTGGAGACGGACAAGGCCGGGGCCATTACCGTCAAT
Proteins encoded in this region:
- a CDS encoding BrnA antitoxin family protein, translating into MSWPSGMLITPAERAALLGLDRPETVNTASLWQVRRPRGVDRREVTLRLDGDLVDWFRRHGGGDRAMQARINAALRAYMADHDDGE
- a CDS encoding xanthine dehydrogenase family protein molybdopterin-binding subunit, producing MTKFGIGQPVPRSEDTRLLRGAGRYTDDVRVPGQKVGYVLRSPHAHAALLSIDTTDAASMPGVRAIFTAADLKQAGIKDIPCVVPLRVRAGTALHMKHRPVLADGFVRHVGEPVAFIVADSLYEAMDAADAVMVDYDMLDAVADTAAALSHPAQVHGDVPANLAYDWEKGNRTATEEVFARAARIIRLDLINNRLSANPLEGRACLAEHDTGADITRLTVGSQGVHDMRDMLADVFGEDAARFHVLTHEVGGGFGMKLFCYPEYVLACFAARKVGAPVAWTSSRAEAFLSDDHGRDNVSVAELALDADGRILGLRADIIANMGAYLSNYATYIQTDGQTKMLSGVYTIPAIYARVRGVYTHTQPVDAYRGAGRPEAAYLVERLIDKAAREIGQDPASFRRLNIIPPAAMPYRTPMGHVYDSGDFAGTLDAALERADRAGFAARRAKAREQGRLLGLGIATYIEACSGGAPEAAELLVKPDGSVLLLIGTQSNGQGHETAYKQVIAEVLGIAPDAIAMVQGDSQRVKTGGGTGGSRSIPTGGAAVRDGAADVISQARPVAARLLEADEDALLFAVTDAGGGFAVTGSNRFVPFAEVAAAATPDADGHVFRGKGKYSPPSNTFPNGTHVVEISVEIDTGVPRIERYTVVDDFGTVLNPLLLEGQVHGGIAQGMGQALLELIRFDTDSGQLLTGSFMDYAMPRADHLPMIDFSLLPVPCTTNPLGLKGAGEAGAIGACPAIINALVDALADYGVTHVDMPATAPVLWRLIHSAKAANAA
- the gor gene encoding glutathione-disulfide reductase, with amino-acid sequence MSQYDFDLFTIGAGSGGVRASRIAAGHGARVAVAEERYFGGTCVNVGCVPKKLLVYGAEYGQGFADAAGFGWSADNVRHDWNALIAAKDTEINRLNGIYRRLLDGAGVTIFEGRATIVDAHTVEVNGKRVTAERILIATGGWPELPSEPGAKEYGITSNEVFYLKTFPRRVVVAGGGYIALEFASLFNGLGAKVTQLYRGAQILRGFDKDVRDFVADEVRKAGIDLKLNTIISRIEKTDSGLLAHLSDGSVLECDAVVYAIGRKPMSYGLGLENVGVETDKAGAITVNDQYQTSVPSIYALGDVTNRVNLTPVALAEGHVLADRLYGNRPRDVNYDNIPTAVFSIPPVATVGITEEQARATLPGGVDIYRTNFKPMRHQLSGRDQRTFMKLVVDRATQKVVGCHMVGADTPEMIQGVAVAMNAGATKQVFDNTIGLHPTAAEEFVTMRTKAPDPA
- a CDS encoding SOS response-associated peptidase, which translates into the protein MCGRFVQKDLKDLADAFDARLRHDLEPRLLAPRFNIAPTADIGVIGLDRTGTRTVTAMRWGLVPSWANDATGAARMNNARSESAADKPSFRDAWQKRRAVIPADGFYEWPQKGDRKQPWYVARTDGRPMGFAALWDVWRGGDDGPLFTCCILTAAANDEMGRIHERTPVMLMDDAAVANWLSPDTPEIARHGLMRAPAAGTLVLRPVTPLVNAVRNDNADLLAPYQPGAAPVAAVGSLL
- the cysQ gene encoding 3'(2'),5'-bisphosphate nucleotidase CysQ, whose product is MLSANELAALLPAVRTAAEQASAAILRHYEAGAEATAKADGSPVTAADNDADAIILTALRTLTPDLPVVTEEEVAAGRIPDISSGTFWLVDPLDGTKEFIKRNGEFTVNIALIQGGEPALGVVMLPVGGTIYAAAGPGTAVRGAPGQKDEPIRVRAVPAVGLTVLTSRSHADNSAVDEFLTGRRVANRVAAGSSLKFCRVAEGVGDVYPRLGPTCEWDIAAGHAVLIGAGGSLTLLDGEPFPYGKAPTFLNPHFVAWGGA